One Nitrospirota bacterium genomic region harbors:
- a CDS encoding cobalamin B12-binding domain-containing protein: protein MKKVMLITPPYHSGVVESAGTWLNLGFVYIASSLREAGYDVYLYDAMSYFHDYTEITKRIETHKPDVVATTAITASINDCLEICRLSKEINPAIVTIIGNVHPTFCWEEILKKHHNNVDYIVRGEGELTLPELLDCHFSGGDALKVKGIALLAEDRAVATPSREYIVNLDALRPAWDLVDWEIYSYRPKENSILAIVSSSRGCNQQCSFCSQQLFWSRKWRSRSPENFVSEIEYLHETYGVNVVMMPDETPTFDRIRWEKILDLLVKRRMDVELLMETRVEDIIRDQDILWKYKEAGIAHIYVGVESTSQETLNRFKKDIKVEESRLAISLINKEDIISETSFVLGMPEDTKKSINTTVELAKYYNPDMAFFLAITPWPYAEIYRELEPYIEIKDYSKYNLIEPIVKPASMTINELKDELNRATRLFYMDKFLKLNKMSSFKRDYMLATMRLLMEHSCIAHQMTTVKDSMPEDIRRYIERFAKTFSPIP from the coding sequence ATGAAAAAGGTAATGTTAATAACACCCCCATACCACTCTGGTGTGGTTGAGTCAGCAGGGACATGGCTCAATCTGGGATTTGTTTATATAGCCAGTTCTTTGAGAGAGGCCGGATATGATGTTTATCTATATGATGCCATGTCTTATTTTCATGATTACACGGAAATCACTAAAAGAATAGAGACCCATAAACCTGATGTGGTTGCCACAACGGCAATCACAGCCTCGATAAATGATTGCCTTGAGATATGCAGGTTGTCAAAGGAGATTAATCCTGCAATAGTTACTATCATTGGAAATGTTCATCCTACATTCTGCTGGGAAGAAATCCTCAAGAAGCATCACAATAATGTGGATTACATCGTAAGAGGTGAGGGCGAGTTGACCCTTCCCGAACTCCTTGATTGTCATTTTTCTGGTGGAGATGCATTAAAGGTAAAGGGTATTGCATTATTGGCTGAAGACAGGGCTGTTGCTACCCCTTCGAGGGAATACATAGTGAACCTTGACGCCCTCCGCCCGGCATGGGATTTGGTCGACTGGGAAATTTATTCCTATAGACCAAAAGAGAATTCCATTCTTGCAATTGTCAGTTCTTCAAGGGGATGTAACCAGCAATGTAGCTTCTGTTCTCAGCAGCTTTTCTGGAGCCGCAAATGGAGGTCAAGGTCTCCTGAGAATTTTGTTTCAGAGATTGAATATCTTCATGAAACATACGGTGTTAATGTGGTTATGATGCCTGATGAGACTCCAACCTTTGATAGGATAAGATGGGAGAAGATACTTGACCTTCTTGTGAAGCGACGAATGGATGTAGAGCTTCTCATGGAGACACGGGTTGAGGATATCATAAGGGATCAGGATATCCTGTGGAAATATAAGGAGGCAGGTATCGCCCATATATATGTAGGGGTTGAATCTACCAGCCAGGAAACTCTCAATAGGTTTAAAAAAGACATAAAAGTTGAAGAATCAAGGTTAGCAATAAGCCTTATAAATAAGGAAGATATCATCTCTGAGACATCGTTTGTTCTCGGAATGCCAGAAGATACTAAAAAATCGATCAATACCACCGTTGAGCTTGCAAAATATTACAACCCGGACATGGCATTCTTTCTTGCTATTACTCCATGGCCATATGCAGAGATATATAGGGAGCTTGAGCCATACATTGAGATAAAAGATTACAGCAAATATAATCTGATAGAACCTATCGTCAAACCAGCAAGTATGACCATTAACGAGTTAAAGGATGAACTTAATAGGGCAACCCGACTGTTTTACATGGATAAATTTTTAAAACTCAACAAAATGAGTTCTTTTAAGCGTGATTATATGCTGGCAACGATGAGGCTTCTGATGGAACATTCGTGTATAGCACATCAAATGACAACGGTTAAAGATTCGATGCCAGAGGATATAAGACGCTATATTGAAAGGTTTGCAAAGACATTTTCACCTATTCCATAA
- the ccsA gene encoding cytochrome c biogenesis protein CcsA — MDNLSILKYEVILHWIAVGCYIFATIFFAYSVSFQKRRGIKPAMVLTLIGILFHSIALGVRWRVAGHGPYLMKYEILSSNAWVVILMFLVVTWRYTKLRPAGVAVVPLSFLMMTIGLFMNPGIKGLPPSLKGIWLVIHVTFNHMAVGALIIALGASVLYILKEKKGDTEFFGRFPSLEVLDAYSYKFVGFGFIFWSITIVAGAIWADQAWGRYWGWDPVETWSLITWLLYGLYLHSRRFLKWRGRKAAWVLVLCFIVSIMSIYFIPFTIRSLHTAYF; from the coding sequence ATGGATAATCTATCAATATTGAAATACGAAGTTATCCTGCACTGGATAGCCGTAGGATGTTACATATTTGCAACCATCTTCTTTGCTTATAGTGTCTCTTTCCAGAAGAGAAGGGGTATTAAGCCTGCAATGGTGCTTACACTGATTGGGATATTGTTTCACTCTATAGCCCTTGGTGTGAGATGGAGGGTTGCGGGTCATGGCCCATATCTTATGAAATACGAAATACTTTCCTCCAATGCATGGGTGGTTATTCTAATGTTTCTGGTCGTTACCTGGAGATATACGAAACTGAGGCCAGCAGGCGTTGCTGTTGTACCTCTTAGCTTTCTGATGATGACCATCGGGTTATTTATGAACCCAGGAATAAAAGGACTGCCCCCATCTCTGAAAGGAATATGGCTTGTCATTCATGTGACATTCAATCACATGGCAGTAGGGGCGTTGATAATCGCACTCGGCGCATCAGTGTTATATATCTTGAAAGAGAAGAAGGGTGATACAGAGTTCTTCGGGAGGTTCCCATCGTTAGAGGTCCTTGATGCATACAGCTACAAGTTTGTTGGTTTTGGTTTTATATTCTGGAGTATCACCATTGTAGCAGGTGCAATATGGGCAGATCAGGCATGGGGAAGATACTGGGGATGGGACCCTGTAGAGACATGGTCACTTATAACATGGCTTTTATACGGACTTTATCTGCATTCAAGACGATTCCTTAAATGGAGGGGCAGAAAAGCAGCATGGGTGCTCGTGCTCTGTTTTATAGTGTCAATAATGAGTATTTATTTCATACCCTTTACTATACGGTCTTTGCATACGGCCTATTTTTAG